From Pseudomonas fluorescens:
CCGACGACAATGCCGACAGCGAACGCCAACTGCTGCAACTGTTCCGCGCCCGACGCTGCGATGCGCTGTTTGTCGCCAGTTGCCTGCCGGCCAGCGACGACAGCTATCGCGAGTTACAAACCAAGGGTTTGCCGGTGATTGCCATCGACCGGGTGATGAACGCCGAACAGTTCTGCTCGGTGGTCAGCGACGACCGCCAGGCCTGCCAGCAACTGACCAGCAGCCTGCTGCAACCGGTGCCCAAGCAGATCGCACTGATCGGTGCGCGGCCTGAGTTGAGCATCAGCCAGGAGCGCGCCGCCGGTTTCCGTGAAGCACTGCAAGGTTTTACCGGCGAAGTGATCGTCGAACAGGGCGAGGCCTTCAGCCGCGATTGTGGCCGCCAACTGATGGAGCAACTTCTCCATCAACTGGGGCATTTGCCTGACGCGCTGGTGACCACCTCTTACGTGCTGCTGCAAGGGGTGTTCGACGCGCTGCATGATTTCCCGCTCAGATCACGCCCGCTACGCCTGGGGACCTTTGGTGATACGCAGTTGCTGGACTTCCTGCCGTTGCCGGTCAATGCCATGGCCCAGCAACATCTGTTGATCGCCGACACGGCGTTGCGCCTGGCCCTGGCCGCCATCGAAGAAGAGCAGTACCAACCCGGCGTGCATGCCATCGGCCGGACCTTCAAGCGGCGTATTCACGAGGCTTGAGCGTGGAGCTGATTGACACCCACACCCACCTCGACTTTCCGGACTTCGACAGCGATCGCCGGGAAGTCCTCGCCCACAGCCGCCAACTCGGCGTGCAGCGCATGGTGGTACTGGGGGTGTATCAGCAGAATTGGCAGCGGTTGTGGGACCTGGTGCAAGGCGATGAAGGCTTGTTCGCCGCCTTCGGCCTGCACCCGGTGTACCTCGATGACCATCGCCCCGCCGACCTGACGGAGCTGGGCGATTGGCTGACCCGCCTGCACGGCCATCGACAACTGTGCGCTGTAGGCGAGATCGGCCTGGATTACTTCCTCGAACAACTGGACCGCACACGCCAGCAACACCTGTTTGAAGCCCAACTGAAACTGGCCGTCGATTTCCAACTGCCAGCGCTGTTGCACGTGCGCCGCAGCCATGCCGCCGTGATTGCCACCCTCAAGCGTATCCGCCTGCCACGGGGCGGCATCATCCACGCCTTTGCCGGTAGCCGGGAAGAAGCGCGCGAATACATCAAGCTGGGTTTCAAGCTGGGCCTGGGCGGTGCCGCCACCTGGCCCCAGGCCCTGCGCATGCATAAGGTGCTCGCCCAACTGCCCCTGGACGCGGTGGTGCTGGAAACCGATTCGCCGGACATGGCCCCC
This genomic window contains:
- the cra gene encoding catabolite repressor/activator — translated: MKLSDIARLAGVSVTTASYVINGKAEQQRISSATVERVRAVVEAHGFTPNPQAAGLRSRHTRTLGFILPDLENPSYARIAKLLEQGARARGYQLLIASSDDNADSERQLLQLFRARRCDALFVASCLPASDDSYRELQTKGLPVIAIDRVMNAEQFCSVVSDDRQACQQLTSSLLQPVPKQIALIGARPELSISQERAAGFREALQGFTGEVIVEQGEAFSRDCGRQLMEQLLHQLGHLPDALVTTSYVLLQGVFDALHDFPLRSRPLRLGTFGDTQLLDFLPLPVNAMAQQHLLIADTALRLALAAIEEEQYQPGVHAIGRTFKRRIHEA
- a CDS encoding TatD family hydrolase, with product MELIDTHTHLDFPDFDSDRREVLAHSRQLGVQRMVVLGVYQQNWQRLWDLVQGDEGLFAAFGLHPVYLDDHRPADLTELGDWLTRLHGHRQLCAVGEIGLDYFLEQLDRTRQQHLFEAQLKLAVDFQLPALLHVRRSHAAVIATLKRIRLPRGGIIHAFAGSREEAREYIKLGFKLGLGGAATWPQALRMHKVLAQLPLDAVVLETDSPDMAPAMYPGQRNSPQHLPDICTALAERMGLSPLLLAEASTRNACELFNW